In Pseudobdellovibrionaceae bacterium, the following proteins share a genomic window:
- a CDS encoding macro domain-containing protein, producing MVTYVKGDIFKSPAQVLTNPVNCVGVMGKGLAFAFKNQFPGLFKDYKTRCDNNQVLPGQPYLWESETHQILNFPTKRHWRDKSVLQDIDEGLKFLAENYEQMGIQSLALPALGCGLGGLQWSEVQPLVEQYLGSIPDLDVYVYAPEKSLPEDKGSRSDKDNSAGAEDTFAAHP from the coding sequence TTGGTTACTTACGTAAAAGGCGATATCTTTAAGTCTCCAGCACAGGTTCTCACCAATCCTGTTAATTGTGTTGGAGTCATGGGAAAGGGCTTAGCTTTTGCCTTTAAAAACCAATTTCCTGGACTTTTTAAGGATTACAAAACCCGCTGTGACAATAACCAAGTTCTTCCCGGCCAACCTTATTTGTGGGAAAGTGAAACCCATCAGATCTTAAATTTCCCCACCAAAAGACACTGGCGTGACAAATCAGTCCTTCAGGATATCGATGAGGGATTGAAATTCTTGGCCGAAAATTACGAACAAATGGGAATTCAATCCTTGGCTCTGCCCGCCCTTGGCTGTGGACTCGGAGGCTTGCAATGGTCCGAGGTTCAGCCCCTCGTTGAGCAATACCTAGGATCAATCCCTGATCTCGATGTCTATGTATATGCACCAGAGAAGAGTCTCCCTGAAGACAAAGGCTCGCGAAGTGATAAAGATAACTCAGCCGGCGCTGAAGATACTTTTGCTGCCCACCCCTAA
- a CDS encoding DUF4433 domain-containing protein, producing MSKPLNRQIHERYQLGPACNQDSNPYLVFIRFSLDLLSQGGIVITDGNARSNNTVFRDFQTIADLDILDVAAIRTVKYSGQPEAKRKKQAEILVPDRLKTSQILDFICYDQNAKNQILDISKQFGVRKNVKVNPSWYFGTRGTGG from the coding sequence ATGAGTAAGCCCCTAAACCGACAAATCCACGAAAGATACCAGCTCGGCCCGGCTTGCAATCAAGATAGTAATCCATATCTCGTCTTTATTCGCTTTTCTCTGGATCTATTAAGTCAGGGAGGCATCGTCATCACCGACGGAAATGCTCGCTCCAACAACACAGTCTTTAGGGACTTCCAGACTATTGCTGATTTGGACATTCTGGATGTGGCTGCCATTCGGACGGTCAAGTATTCGGGGCAACCTGAAGCCAAGAGGAAAAAACAGGCAGAAATCCTCGTCCCAGATCGCCTAAAAACCAGCCAAATACTTGATTTTATTTGCTATGACCAAAACGCAAAAAATCAAATTCTCGACATTTCGAAGCAATTTGGTGTAAGAAAAAACGTCAAAGTAAACCCGAGCTGGTACTTCGGTACTCGCGGAACAGGTGGTTAG